A part of Synchiropus splendidus isolate RoL2022-P1 chromosome 19, RoL_Sspl_1.0, whole genome shotgun sequence genomic DNA contains:
- the LOC128751270 gene encoding uncharacterized protein LOC128751270 isoform X7, whose protein sequence is MEPLELFESPDLLRFFRRHKTELSCLEQSYMLLGKMRDCDLIPEDRYKKVSRIQKSERKKKAIYELLDWFEKERAQHIRRFWTCILQETLLEQCPTLRRLHKSLMDGSYQFESELPESTPRAQPPGSEVTPVREKGKVKPLESKACEELSEAPSPARRSSAKLSSARKIKRSSSNSLGSHQRKLDSWVLWTQDQQPVSPASSPAKRHFCPSPSVLDTLQLETSPCVEGRLEPVPTGRAGHAQDQAVLGMFDFTRQRRPLVSSGNETPGKKKAKTKHLTAVDKEEESLTEKSKSREDERDIWTWPIYKSQLPVTCGHLQGKLHRKRLTKGLPCIFSHRRWYTPTEFEEAGGKKSCKNWKTSIRCESVVLDSLIKSGHLQCGSFRRWRQKRDVTLHSRAVFEVTCGTACGKLHKQRFASGSCGLSVRTEERWMTPEEFVTAALHVANPAWSRDILWEDRPLSLLVEESQRNDDSCCVCQSETEEQLVVCDQCPRAFHQWCHLPQVDDATLRDNKKWLCTFCIFKNSQDWCYSNESGRDKAELLGSAVSSYMMQCQYLLLYLYTSDETHLLPGHKMELSRRLQSQQIQTIGEFESEVKSLFTHGRSTHQKVSGLQDAGKKQEALYNVLDRFAETKPQDIKLFWKCVLQETLLEQCPTLKRLQSKLMSESHCLAPTSTPAKKKEKTKHMASVADDEQPSLSSPPAQGGNTEASRFQPVKKSDSQTPANLTYPLPVTCGTLKGKLYKKKFEKGEASIFSNLHWYTPTQFVVAAGKSSKHWKSSIRYHSVTMDALIKDGHLQSGSSRSAQKKLQTKDASGEKPKGQLDSRAVFEVTCGAASGKLHKQRFASGSCGMSVRTETRWVTPEEFVKAAPHVANPAWSRDIQCEGRPLSLLVKRGILHVHPTGCCCGICKPSAEDLRRKRNDDKCCLCKADIGEQLVLCTQCPRAFHRLCHLPQVDHSMLRDHVDWLCTFCTFKRIQELHHRYESKKDKTQLLKSKISDYKMQCQYLLLYLYSSDETQVLPEYKTLLGRRLQNNQIQTIGEFDSEIRVLFIVSNSHYQGQTETLDTCQRLQQRFNRKFDEVFNVH, encoded by the exons ATGGAGCCACTGGAGCTTTTTGAGTCGCCAGATCTTCTCCGTTTCTTCCGCCGTCATAAAACGGAACTGTCTTGTTTGGAGCAGTCGTATATGTTACTCGGCAAAATGCGGGATTGCGACCTCATTCCAGAGGACAGATACAAG AAAGTGAGTCGGATCCAGAAATCAGAGCGCAAGAAGAAAGCCATCTACGAGCTTCTGGACTGGTTTGAAAAGGAGCGGGCACAGCACATCAGGCGCTTCTGGACATGTATTCTCCAGGAGACCCTGCTGGAGCAGTGTCCCACCCTGAGGAGGCTGCACAAGAGTCTCATGGACG GATCCTACCAGTTTGAATCAGAGCTGCCAGAGTCCACGCCGAGAGCACAGCCGCCAGGAAGTGAAGTCACTCCTGTGAGGGAGAAGGGGAAGGTGAAACCCTTGGAGTCCAAGGCTTGTGAAGAACTCAGCGAAGCTCCTTCACCTGCGAGGAGAAGCTCAGCGAAACTGT CCTCTGCTCGGAAGATCaagcgcagcagcagcaactcGCTGGGAAGCCACCAGAGGAAGCTGGACAGCTGGGTGCTCTGGACGCAAGACCAG CAGCCCGTCTCGCCTGCTTCAAGCCCTGCTAAAAGACACTTCTGTCCGTCACCTTCCGTCCTGGACACTCTGCAGCTCGAGACGAGCCCATGTGTTGAGGGGAGGCTGGAACCAGTCCCGACAG GCAGAGCAGGACACGCACAGGACCAGGCCGTGTTGGGCATGTTTGATTTCACAAGGCAGAGACGTCCTTTGGTTTCTTCAGGAAATGAGACACCAGGGAAGAAGAAGGCGAAGACCAAACATCTCACTGCTGTTGATAAGGAGGAGGAAAGCCTGACCGAGAAGT CAAAGAGCAGGGAAGACGAGAGAGACATTTGGACCTGGCCCATCTACAAGTCTCAGCTGCCTGTCACCTGCGGTCACCTCCAGGGGAAGCTGCACAGAAAGAGACTGACAAAAG GACTTCCCTGCATATTTTCCCACCGTCGCTGGTACACTCCCACAGAGTTTGAAGAAGCTGGCGGGAAAAAGAGTTGCAAGAACTGGAAGACAAGTATCCGGTGTGAGAGTGTCGTGCTGGATTCACTGATCAAG AGCGGACACCTGCAGTGCGGGAGTTTCAGAAGATGGCGCCAGAAG AGGGACGTCACACTGCACTCCAGAGCCGTGTTTGAGGTCACATGTGGAACTGCGTGTGGAAAACTGCACAAGCAGCGATTCGCATCAG GGAGCTGTGGGTTGAGTGTTCGTACTGAGGAACGCTGGATGACCCCAGAGGAGTTCGTGACGGCGGCACTACATGTGGCTAACCCTGCATGGAGCAGAGATATTCTGTGGGAAGACCGACCGCTGAGCCTGTTAGTCGAG GAGAGTCAGAGAAACGACGACAGCTGTTGTGTGTGCCAGTCTGAAacggaggagcagctggtggtCTGCGATCAGTGCCCGCGTGCCTTCCACCAGTGGTGCCACCTACCGCAGGTGGACGACGCCACGCTGAG ggACAACAAAAAATGGCTGTGTACCTTCTGCATTTTCAAAAACAGTCAGGATTGGTGTTATTCAAATGAAAGCGGGCGGGACAAAGCAGAGCTGCTAGGAAGCGCGGTCAGCAGCTACATGATG CAGTGCCAGTACCTGCTGCTCTACCTGTACACTTCTGATGAGACTCACCTGCTCCCCGGACACAAG ATGGAGCTCAGCAGGAGGCTTCAGAGTCAGCAAATCCAGACCATTGGGGAGTTTGAGAGTGAAGTCAAGTCCCTCTTCACCCATGGCCGTTCAACACATCAA AAAGTGAGTGGTCTACAGGATGCCGGGAAGAAGCAGGAAGCCCTTTACAACGTTCTGGACCGGTTTGCTGAGACCAAACCTCAGGACATCAAGCTGTTCTGGAAGTGTGTGTTGCAGGAGACACTGCTGGAGCAGTGCCCCACCCTGAAGAGGCTGCAAAGCAAGCTCATGAGCG AAAGTCACTGCTTGGCTCCCACGTCGACCCCGgcgaagaagaaggagaaaacaaAGCACATGGCTAGTGTTGCTGACGATGAGCAGCCGAGCTTGTCCTCTCCACCTGCACAGGGAGGCAACACCGAGGCCT CTCGCTTCCAACCTGTGAAGAAGAGCGACAGCCAGACCCCAGCCAACTTGACCTACCCGCTGCCTGTGACCTGTGGCACCCTCAAGGGGAAGCTGTACAAAAAGAAATTTGAAAAAG GAGAAGCCAGTATTTTTTCCAACCTACACTGGTACACTCCCACACAATTTGTCGTGGCAGCTGGGAAGAGCAGCAAGCACTGGAAGTCAAGTATCCGCTACCACAGTGTCACAATGGATGCGCTGATTAAG GATGGACACCTGCAAAGTGGGAGTTCCAGAAGTGCTCAAAAGAAG CTCCAGACGAAGGATGCATCAGGAGAGAAGCCAAAGGGGCAGCTGGACTCCAGAGCCGTGTTTGAGGTCACATGTGGAGCTGCATCTGGAAAACTGCACAAGCAGCGATTCGCATCAG GGAGCTGTGGGATGAGTGTTCGTACCGAGACGCGCTGGGTGACCCCGGAGGAGTTTGTGAAGGCGGCGCCACACGTGGCTAACCCTGCATGGAGCAGAGATATTCAGTGTGAAGGCCGACCACTGAGCCTGCTAGTCAAG agaGGAATTCTGCATGTCCACCCCACCGGCTGTTGTTGCGGGATCTGCAAACCTTCAGCTGAAGACTTG aggagaaagagaaacGATGACAAATGTTGTCTGTGCAAAGCTGACATTGGGGAGCAGTTGGTTCTTTGCACTCAGTGTCCACGTGCCTTCCACCGGTTGTGTCACTTGCCTCAGGTGGACCACAGCATGCTGAG GGATCACGTGGACTGGCTGTGCACCTTCTGCACCTTCAAAAGAATCCAGGAGTTGCATCATCGTTACGAGTCAAAGAAGGACAAGACACAATTACTGAAAAGCAAAATAAGTGATTACAAGATG CAGTGCCAGTACCTCCTCCTCTACCTGTACAGCTCTGATGAGACTCAAGTTCTGCCAGAATATAAG ACCCTGCTCGGCAGGAGACTCCAGAATAACCAAATCCAGACCATCGGGGAGTTTGACAGTGAAATCAGAGTCCTCTTCATCGTCTCTAACTCACATTACCAG GGGCAGACGGAAACCCTCGACACCTGCCAGCGACTCCAGCAGAGGTTCAACAGGAAGTTTGACGAGGTCTTTAACGTTCACTAA
- the LOC128751270 gene encoding uncharacterized protein LOC128751270 isoform X4 has product MEPLELFESPDLLRFFRRHKTELSCLEQSYMLLGKMRDCDLIPEDRYKKVSRIQKSERKKKAIYELLDWFEKERAQHIRRFWTCILQETLLEQCPTLRRLHKSLMDGSYQFESELPESTPRAQPPGSEVTPVREKGKVKPLESKACEELSEAPSPARRSSAKLSSARKIKRSSSNSLGSHQRKLDSWVLWTQDQQPVSPASSPAKRHFCPSPSVLDTLQLETSPCVEGRLEPVPTGNETPGKKKAKTKHLTAVDKEEESLTEKSKSREDERDIWTWPIYKSQLPVTCGHLQGKLHRKRLTKGLPCIFSHRRWYTPTEFEEAGGKKSCKNWKTSIRCESVVLDSLIKSGHLQCGSFRRWRQKRDVTLHSRAVFEVTCGTACGKLHKQRFASGSCGLSVRTEERWMTPEEFVTAALHVANPAWSRDILWEDRPLSLLVEVRRGLPSLSSQAICHDDNKPDKTRMQPMVVVFTRLSMDCALFQREVLRVHPSECFCVLCKPSAEDLESQRNDDSCCVCQSETEEQLVVCDQCPRAFHQWCHLPQVDDATLRDNKKWLCTFCIFKNSQDWCYSNESGRDKAELLGSAVSSYMMQCQYLLLYLYTSDETHLLPGHKMELSRRLQSQQIQTIGEFESEVKSLFTHGRSTHQKVSGLQDAGKKQEALYNVLDRFAETKPQDIKLFWKCVLQETLLEQCPTLKRLQSKLMSESHCLAPTSTPAKKKEKTKHMASVADDEQPSLSSPPAQGGNTEASRFQPVKKSDSQTPANLTYPLPVTCGTLKGKLYKKKFEKGEASIFSNLHWYTPTQFVVAAGKSSKHWKSSIRYHSVTMDALIKDGHLQSGSSRSAQKKLQTKDASGEKPKGQLDSRAVFEVTCGAASGKLHKQRFASGSCGMSVRTETRWVTPEEFVKAAPHVANPAWSRDIQCEGRPLSLLVKRGILHVHPTGCCCGICKPSAEDLRRKRNDDKCCLCKADIGEQLVLCTQCPRAFHRLCHLPQVDHSMLRDHVDWLCTFCTFKRIQELHHRYESKKDKTQLLKSKISDYKMQCQYLLLYLYSSDETQVLPEYKTLLGRRLQNNQIQTIGEFDSEIRVLFIVSNSHYQGQTETLDTCQRLQQRFNRKFDEVFNVH; this is encoded by the exons ATGGAGCCACTGGAGCTTTTTGAGTCGCCAGATCTTCTCCGTTTCTTCCGCCGTCATAAAACGGAACTGTCTTGTTTGGAGCAGTCGTATATGTTACTCGGCAAAATGCGGGATTGCGACCTCATTCCAGAGGACAGATACAAG AAAGTGAGTCGGATCCAGAAATCAGAGCGCAAGAAGAAAGCCATCTACGAGCTTCTGGACTGGTTTGAAAAGGAGCGGGCACAGCACATCAGGCGCTTCTGGACATGTATTCTCCAGGAGACCCTGCTGGAGCAGTGTCCCACCCTGAGGAGGCTGCACAAGAGTCTCATGGACG GATCCTACCAGTTTGAATCAGAGCTGCCAGAGTCCACGCCGAGAGCACAGCCGCCAGGAAGTGAAGTCACTCCTGTGAGGGAGAAGGGGAAGGTGAAACCCTTGGAGTCCAAGGCTTGTGAAGAACTCAGCGAAGCTCCTTCACCTGCGAGGAGAAGCTCAGCGAAACTGT CCTCTGCTCGGAAGATCaagcgcagcagcagcaactcGCTGGGAAGCCACCAGAGGAAGCTGGACAGCTGGGTGCTCTGGACGCAAGACCAG CAGCCCGTCTCGCCTGCTTCAAGCCCTGCTAAAAGACACTTCTGTCCGTCACCTTCCGTCCTGGACACTCTGCAGCTCGAGACGAGCCCATGTGTTGAGGGGAGGCTGGAACCAGTCCCGACAG GAAATGAGACACCAGGGAAGAAGAAGGCGAAGACCAAACATCTCACTGCTGTTGATAAGGAGGAGGAAAGCCTGACCGAGAAGT CAAAGAGCAGGGAAGACGAGAGAGACATTTGGACCTGGCCCATCTACAAGTCTCAGCTGCCTGTCACCTGCGGTCACCTCCAGGGGAAGCTGCACAGAAAGAGACTGACAAAAG GACTTCCCTGCATATTTTCCCACCGTCGCTGGTACACTCCCACAGAGTTTGAAGAAGCTGGCGGGAAAAAGAGTTGCAAGAACTGGAAGACAAGTATCCGGTGTGAGAGTGTCGTGCTGGATTCACTGATCAAG AGCGGACACCTGCAGTGCGGGAGTTTCAGAAGATGGCGCCAGAAG AGGGACGTCACACTGCACTCCAGAGCCGTGTTTGAGGTCACATGTGGAACTGCGTGTGGAAAACTGCACAAGCAGCGATTCGCATCAG GGAGCTGTGGGTTGAGTGTTCGTACTGAGGAACGCTGGATGACCCCAGAGGAGTTCGTGACGGCGGCACTACATGTGGCTAACCCTGCATGGAGCAGAGATATTCTGTGGGAAGACCGACCGCTGAGCCTGTTAGTCGAGGTCCGTCGAGGTCTTCCAAGCCTCTCCTCTCAAGCCATCTGTCATGATGATAATAAACCTGACAAAACCCGCATGCAACCCATGGTTGTGGTGTTCACACGGCTCAGTATGGACTGTGCTTTGTTCCAGAGAGAGGTCTTGAGGGTGCACCCCTCCGAGTGCTTTTGTGTTCTCTGCAAACCTTCGGCTGAAGACTTG GAGAGTCAGAGAAACGACGACAGCTGTTGTGTGTGCCAGTCTGAAacggaggagcagctggtggtCTGCGATCAGTGCCCGCGTGCCTTCCACCAGTGGTGCCACCTACCGCAGGTGGACGACGCCACGCTGAG ggACAACAAAAAATGGCTGTGTACCTTCTGCATTTTCAAAAACAGTCAGGATTGGTGTTATTCAAATGAAAGCGGGCGGGACAAAGCAGAGCTGCTAGGAAGCGCGGTCAGCAGCTACATGATG CAGTGCCAGTACCTGCTGCTCTACCTGTACACTTCTGATGAGACTCACCTGCTCCCCGGACACAAG ATGGAGCTCAGCAGGAGGCTTCAGAGTCAGCAAATCCAGACCATTGGGGAGTTTGAGAGTGAAGTCAAGTCCCTCTTCACCCATGGCCGTTCAACACATCAA AAAGTGAGTGGTCTACAGGATGCCGGGAAGAAGCAGGAAGCCCTTTACAACGTTCTGGACCGGTTTGCTGAGACCAAACCTCAGGACATCAAGCTGTTCTGGAAGTGTGTGTTGCAGGAGACACTGCTGGAGCAGTGCCCCACCCTGAAGAGGCTGCAAAGCAAGCTCATGAGCG AAAGTCACTGCTTGGCTCCCACGTCGACCCCGgcgaagaagaaggagaaaacaaAGCACATGGCTAGTGTTGCTGACGATGAGCAGCCGAGCTTGTCCTCTCCACCTGCACAGGGAGGCAACACCGAGGCCT CTCGCTTCCAACCTGTGAAGAAGAGCGACAGCCAGACCCCAGCCAACTTGACCTACCCGCTGCCTGTGACCTGTGGCACCCTCAAGGGGAAGCTGTACAAAAAGAAATTTGAAAAAG GAGAAGCCAGTATTTTTTCCAACCTACACTGGTACACTCCCACACAATTTGTCGTGGCAGCTGGGAAGAGCAGCAAGCACTGGAAGTCAAGTATCCGCTACCACAGTGTCACAATGGATGCGCTGATTAAG GATGGACACCTGCAAAGTGGGAGTTCCAGAAGTGCTCAAAAGAAG CTCCAGACGAAGGATGCATCAGGAGAGAAGCCAAAGGGGCAGCTGGACTCCAGAGCCGTGTTTGAGGTCACATGTGGAGCTGCATCTGGAAAACTGCACAAGCAGCGATTCGCATCAG GGAGCTGTGGGATGAGTGTTCGTACCGAGACGCGCTGGGTGACCCCGGAGGAGTTTGTGAAGGCGGCGCCACACGTGGCTAACCCTGCATGGAGCAGAGATATTCAGTGTGAAGGCCGACCACTGAGCCTGCTAGTCAAG agaGGAATTCTGCATGTCCACCCCACCGGCTGTTGTTGCGGGATCTGCAAACCTTCAGCTGAAGACTTG aggagaaagagaaacGATGACAAATGTTGTCTGTGCAAAGCTGACATTGGGGAGCAGTTGGTTCTTTGCACTCAGTGTCCACGTGCCTTCCACCGGTTGTGTCACTTGCCTCAGGTGGACCACAGCATGCTGAG GGATCACGTGGACTGGCTGTGCACCTTCTGCACCTTCAAAAGAATCCAGGAGTTGCATCATCGTTACGAGTCAAAGAAGGACAAGACACAATTACTGAAAAGCAAAATAAGTGATTACAAGATG CAGTGCCAGTACCTCCTCCTCTACCTGTACAGCTCTGATGAGACTCAAGTTCTGCCAGAATATAAG ACCCTGCTCGGCAGGAGACTCCAGAATAACCAAATCCAGACCATCGGGGAGTTTGACAGTGAAATCAGAGTCCTCTTCATCGTCTCTAACTCACATTACCAG GGGCAGACGGAAACCCTCGACACCTGCCAGCGACTCCAGCAGAGGTTCAACAGGAAGTTTGACGAGGTCTTTAACGTTCACTAA
- the LOC128751270 gene encoding uncharacterized protein LOC128751270 isoform X6 has translation MEPLELFESPDLLRFFRRHKTELSCLEQSYMLLGKMRDCDLIPEDRYKKVSRIQKSERKKKAIYELLDWFEKERAQHIRRFWTCILQETLLEQCPTLRRLHKSLMDGSYQFESELPESTPRAQPPGSEVTPVREKGKVKPLESKACEELSEAPSPARRSSAKLSSARKIKRSSSNSLGSHQRKLDSWVLWTQDQQPVSPASSPAKRHFCPSPSVLDTLQLETSPCVEGRLEPVPTGRAGHAQDQAVLGMFDFTRQRRPLVSSGNETPGKKKAKTKHLTAVDKEEESLTEKSKSREDERDIWTWPIYKSQLPVTCGHLQGKLHRKRLTKGLPCIFSHRRWYTPTEFEEAGGKKSCKNWKTSIRCESVVLDSLIKSGHLQCGSFRRWRQKRDVTLHSRAVFEVTCGTACGKLHKQRFASGSCGLSVRTEERWMTPEEFVTAALHVANPAWSRDILWEDRPLSLLVEREVLRVHPSECFCVLCKPSAEDLESQRNDDSCCVCQSETEEQLVVCDQCPRAFHQWCHLPQVDDATLRDNKKWLCTFCIFKNSQDWCYSNESGRDKAELLGSAVSSYMMQCQYLLLYLYTSDETHLLPGHKMELSRRLQSQQIQTIGEFESEVKSLFTHGRSTHQKVSGLQDAGKKQEALYNVLDRFAETKPQDIKLFWKCVLQETLLEQCPTLKRLQSKLMSESHCLAPTSTPAKKKEKTKHMASVADDEQPSLSSPPAQGGNTEASRFQPVKKSDSQTPANLTYPLPVTCGTLKGKLYKKKFEKGEASIFSNLHWYTPTQFVVAAGKSSKHWKSSIRYHSVTMDALIKDGHLQSGSSRSAQKKLQTKDASGEKPKGQLDSRAVFEVTCGAASGKLHKQRFASGSCGMSVRTETRWVTPEEFVKAAPHVANPAWSRDIQCEGRPLSLLVKRGILHVHPTGCCCGICKPSAEDLRRKRNDDKCCLCKADIGEQLVLCTQCPRAFHRLCHLPQVDHSMLRDHVDWLCTFCTFKRIQELHHRYESKKDKTQLLKSKISDYKMQCQYLLLYLYSSDETQVLPEYKTLLGRRLQNNQIQTIGEFDSEIRVLFIVSNSHYQGQTETLDTCQRLQQRFNRKFDEVFNVH, from the exons ATGGAGCCACTGGAGCTTTTTGAGTCGCCAGATCTTCTCCGTTTCTTCCGCCGTCATAAAACGGAACTGTCTTGTTTGGAGCAGTCGTATATGTTACTCGGCAAAATGCGGGATTGCGACCTCATTCCAGAGGACAGATACAAG AAAGTGAGTCGGATCCAGAAATCAGAGCGCAAGAAGAAAGCCATCTACGAGCTTCTGGACTGGTTTGAAAAGGAGCGGGCACAGCACATCAGGCGCTTCTGGACATGTATTCTCCAGGAGACCCTGCTGGAGCAGTGTCCCACCCTGAGGAGGCTGCACAAGAGTCTCATGGACG GATCCTACCAGTTTGAATCAGAGCTGCCAGAGTCCACGCCGAGAGCACAGCCGCCAGGAAGTGAAGTCACTCCTGTGAGGGAGAAGGGGAAGGTGAAACCCTTGGAGTCCAAGGCTTGTGAAGAACTCAGCGAAGCTCCTTCACCTGCGAGGAGAAGCTCAGCGAAACTGT CCTCTGCTCGGAAGATCaagcgcagcagcagcaactcGCTGGGAAGCCACCAGAGGAAGCTGGACAGCTGGGTGCTCTGGACGCAAGACCAG CAGCCCGTCTCGCCTGCTTCAAGCCCTGCTAAAAGACACTTCTGTCCGTCACCTTCCGTCCTGGACACTCTGCAGCTCGAGACGAGCCCATGTGTTGAGGGGAGGCTGGAACCAGTCCCGACAG GCAGAGCAGGACACGCACAGGACCAGGCCGTGTTGGGCATGTTTGATTTCACAAGGCAGAGACGTCCTTTGGTTTCTTCAGGAAATGAGACACCAGGGAAGAAGAAGGCGAAGACCAAACATCTCACTGCTGTTGATAAGGAGGAGGAAAGCCTGACCGAGAAGT CAAAGAGCAGGGAAGACGAGAGAGACATTTGGACCTGGCCCATCTACAAGTCTCAGCTGCCTGTCACCTGCGGTCACCTCCAGGGGAAGCTGCACAGAAAGAGACTGACAAAAG GACTTCCCTGCATATTTTCCCACCGTCGCTGGTACACTCCCACAGAGTTTGAAGAAGCTGGCGGGAAAAAGAGTTGCAAGAACTGGAAGACAAGTATCCGGTGTGAGAGTGTCGTGCTGGATTCACTGATCAAG AGCGGACACCTGCAGTGCGGGAGTTTCAGAAGATGGCGCCAGAAG AGGGACGTCACACTGCACTCCAGAGCCGTGTTTGAGGTCACATGTGGAACTGCGTGTGGAAAACTGCACAAGCAGCGATTCGCATCAG GGAGCTGTGGGTTGAGTGTTCGTACTGAGGAACGCTGGATGACCCCAGAGGAGTTCGTGACGGCGGCACTACATGTGGCTAACCCTGCATGGAGCAGAGATATTCTGTGGGAAGACCGACCGCTGAGCCTGTTAGTCGAG AGAGAGGTCTTGAGGGTGCACCCCTCCGAGTGCTTTTGTGTTCTCTGCAAACCTTCGGCTGAAGACTTG GAGAGTCAGAGAAACGACGACAGCTGTTGTGTGTGCCAGTCTGAAacggaggagcagctggtggtCTGCGATCAGTGCCCGCGTGCCTTCCACCAGTGGTGCCACCTACCGCAGGTGGACGACGCCACGCTGAG ggACAACAAAAAATGGCTGTGTACCTTCTGCATTTTCAAAAACAGTCAGGATTGGTGTTATTCAAATGAAAGCGGGCGGGACAAAGCAGAGCTGCTAGGAAGCGCGGTCAGCAGCTACATGATG CAGTGCCAGTACCTGCTGCTCTACCTGTACACTTCTGATGAGACTCACCTGCTCCCCGGACACAAG ATGGAGCTCAGCAGGAGGCTTCAGAGTCAGCAAATCCAGACCATTGGGGAGTTTGAGAGTGAAGTCAAGTCCCTCTTCACCCATGGCCGTTCAACACATCAA AAAGTGAGTGGTCTACAGGATGCCGGGAAGAAGCAGGAAGCCCTTTACAACGTTCTGGACCGGTTTGCTGAGACCAAACCTCAGGACATCAAGCTGTTCTGGAAGTGTGTGTTGCAGGAGACACTGCTGGAGCAGTGCCCCACCCTGAAGAGGCTGCAAAGCAAGCTCATGAGCG AAAGTCACTGCTTGGCTCCCACGTCGACCCCGgcgaagaagaaggagaaaacaaAGCACATGGCTAGTGTTGCTGACGATGAGCAGCCGAGCTTGTCCTCTCCACCTGCACAGGGAGGCAACACCGAGGCCT CTCGCTTCCAACCTGTGAAGAAGAGCGACAGCCAGACCCCAGCCAACTTGACCTACCCGCTGCCTGTGACCTGTGGCACCCTCAAGGGGAAGCTGTACAAAAAGAAATTTGAAAAAG GAGAAGCCAGTATTTTTTCCAACCTACACTGGTACACTCCCACACAATTTGTCGTGGCAGCTGGGAAGAGCAGCAAGCACTGGAAGTCAAGTATCCGCTACCACAGTGTCACAATGGATGCGCTGATTAAG GATGGACACCTGCAAAGTGGGAGTTCCAGAAGTGCTCAAAAGAAG CTCCAGACGAAGGATGCATCAGGAGAGAAGCCAAAGGGGCAGCTGGACTCCAGAGCCGTGTTTGAGGTCACATGTGGAGCTGCATCTGGAAAACTGCACAAGCAGCGATTCGCATCAG GGAGCTGTGGGATGAGTGTTCGTACCGAGACGCGCTGGGTGACCCCGGAGGAGTTTGTGAAGGCGGCGCCACACGTGGCTAACCCTGCATGGAGCAGAGATATTCAGTGTGAAGGCCGACCACTGAGCCTGCTAGTCAAG agaGGAATTCTGCATGTCCACCCCACCGGCTGTTGTTGCGGGATCTGCAAACCTTCAGCTGAAGACTTG aggagaaagagaaacGATGACAAATGTTGTCTGTGCAAAGCTGACATTGGGGAGCAGTTGGTTCTTTGCACTCAGTGTCCACGTGCCTTCCACCGGTTGTGTCACTTGCCTCAGGTGGACCACAGCATGCTGAG GGATCACGTGGACTGGCTGTGCACCTTCTGCACCTTCAAAAGAATCCAGGAGTTGCATCATCGTTACGAGTCAAAGAAGGACAAGACACAATTACTGAAAAGCAAAATAAGTGATTACAAGATG CAGTGCCAGTACCTCCTCCTCTACCTGTACAGCTCTGATGAGACTCAAGTTCTGCCAGAATATAAG ACCCTGCTCGGCAGGAGACTCCAGAATAACCAAATCCAGACCATCGGGGAGTTTGACAGTGAAATCAGAGTCCTCTTCATCGTCTCTAACTCACATTACCAG GGGCAGACGGAAACCCTCGACACCTGCCAGCGACTCCAGCAGAGGTTCAACAGGAAGTTTGACGAGGTCTTTAACGTTCACTAA